The sequence CAGCGATCTTTTGCACATCATCAATTAGACGCAGTGAACTAAGTTCCACAGTGCCGTGAAAACGTCGCTTTGGCTGAGTTTCAATAGTAACAACTGTAGAAGAATCGGTTGTTAGCTCTGTACCATTGGTAGAAACAGAAACGGGGTCTACTGTATAACTACTGGTGGTAGTTTGAACCGTTTTGCCATTTCCATTATTGAGCGTAGATGTATATTCTAATCGTTGTCTTTCTTCTTGTTCTGCTTTAAATTGGGCAGAAGCTACCTCTGGTTTAACTAAGAAATCAGAACTACTAAATTTAGGGGTAATTGGCTGACCTGCTTTTAAACCTAGATATTTTCCAGTAGCTTCATCGAAACCATTGGCATAAGCAAAATTTTCCTGCCAAGAACATAAATCTTTCCCTACCCCATCAGAGATCGCATCTAGTAAAACCTGTTCGTTTTTTAGTCGCGGTAGATAAAGGTAATTAGTTAGATATTTCCAGAGGGTTTTGAGGTCGATGTGGTTGGCATTTTTCCAGACATAATCATTGAGAATTTCCAGAGTTAAACGAGCAGGAGCATAGGTAGTAATTAGGTGTTCTTCATGACCTAATTTGCGACTAGCTTGTAAGATAGGGGAGTCTTTGACTGAAAGACGATATTCTTCCCATTCTAGATCGCCTGTAGGTTCTGGTTGAGTGGGAACGAGTAACCATTGATAAGTATCTTGCAATGACATCTTAACGGTCTTATCTGCGTCTTTTAATTTCTTCTCAGCTTGATTTTTCTGAGAGCCATTAAGGTTGAGATTTTCTTTTCCTGAATCAGCGACTATTGATTCCCAGGCTAAATATTGATTTACCAATCTCATCAAGTTTTCTTGTTTGTTTCGGTCGGGAGCAAGAAAAACCAGAAGGTTTTTACAATAGCGAGGTGCAGTACCTTTGGTATCGAGTATTTGTTTTGCTTCGGTTAAAGCATCACTACTTTTAGCTTTACTACTATGGGTTAGGTTAGGTTGGAGTACAACTAATCTAACTCCCATTGTTTCCTCATCGGGAACATCAGAAGATGAATTAGGTGCTATATGAACACCAGCAAAATCTCCCATCTCCCTATCTAGCTTAAGTCTTCTAATAATTTCATCCCAGGTTTGGTCTTCTCTGTACTGGGTAGCGCGATCGATCGCAGTACGGGTAACGTTGGGTTGAGTATCGATCCAATATCTCTCGCTACTATCGACATAGAGATAAGTTGCTTGGTTGGTCAGTCGGCGCAGGGCATCACCAAAGGTCGCTACATTCTCTCCAGGTTGGGTACAGCCTAATTTGATTCGGCGAATATCTAACCCTTTATTGGCAGCTTTTTGCAGTGGTGCAGAACCCATGTAAATAGTTCTAGTTACCCGACGACAGGCAGAATAACGCCCTAAATTTGAATGTTGGCGGTCGAGATCGACGGGAAGGGAATTAGTACCATCCACATCTTTATCAATAATGGGCAGCCAGTTGTCATCCAGGTAGCGAGTCAGTTCTGACTGTACCTGCGAATCAGCCATCGGTACGTTGGCAGGAAGAATCATTAAATTCTTATCGTTCTCTTGCCACAGATAGCTAATTACCTTTGCCATCAAGCGCAACACTCCGCGAGTGCGCTGGAATTTATCTAAACTCGACCAATCTTCGTACAGACGCTCAAATAATTCGGGATGGATAGGATAAGCATCTGTAATTCTTCTTTCATAATCTTTTTCGCGACATTCTGCGGGAAATTCAGTTTTTTGGTCGCGATACATTTGGCTAAACGCACGTATAACGGTGTCGCGAGCGGTAAATAAAGTAGGGTCGGTAATATCTTTGAACAGACGACGGCGAACGATATGGAAACTTTCTTCTGCGGTGGCAGGTCGCCAGGGAGATTCTACCCGACCAATGGCATTTTTAAGACGCTCTAAAGCTTCTTTCCCTCTATCTCCACCGATTTCAATATCCGAAGCGGGAATACTGACCACTAATAAAGTGTTGTCGGCGTTTTTAGCTGATTCACTAAGGGTTTGGGCAAAGGTAAAGTGGGTATCGAAATCTCCCCCAGGCAGATCTTTCTCGTAATGCAGTTGACGAGCATAAGCTACCCATTCATCTACAAGAATTAGACAGGGTGAATAACGATTGAATAAATCTTTGAGCTTATCTCCAGGATTAGTAGCAGTTTGGTCTGCATCTGCAACCATTTCATAACCTTCTTTGCCCCCAAGTTGCCAAGCGATTTCTCCCCAAAGAGTTTTAACTACAGTGCCATCTTTTTTCCGTTCAGGAGTTCCAGGAGATATTTTGTTTCCTACCAGAACAGCAGTTTTGACATCTTGGGGTGGATTATCGATTCCAGTTTCGGTAAAAATGGCTTCACATCCAGGTAAGTTTTGGGCGGAAACTCCCAAACACAAATGATAGAGGGCTAACATGGCGTGGGTTTTACCACCACCAAAGTTAGTTTGTAATTCGATTACGGGGTCGCCTCCTTTGCCACTGAGACGAATCAAGGCATTAGTAAGTAAGTCTTTAAGTCCTTCAGTAAGATAGGTGCGATGAAAAAACTCTGTAGGGTCGCGATATTCATCGGCACAGTTTTTATCATCCAGGTATACTTGCCATAAATCCGCTGCGAATTCCGCTTGCTGAAAGCGTCCTGAAGCCACATCATCGTGGGGAGTTACAATTTCCCGCCAGGGTTTTAAACCACCTTGAGGATTACTTTCAATAGCGACATTGGTTGCTTTGCGTTTTTCATGGCGGGCTTGTTCTTCAAAGCGCAGGCGTAATAGTTCCTGTTTTTGCTTTTCTACCGTATCAGCTTGAGGTGCAGAAATTGAAGAGAGTAATCGGGCTGTGCTGTCTAAAGCGCGGTAAGCATCATCAGTAGAGAAATTTTTGCCATGCGCCCAATCGTTACGAACCGTTTTGAGTTCCCCAACTAAATTTCTTTCAGCGTTTCCTAAAGTCTTTTTAAAAACATTATGCCACTCACCAAAAAATACGTTAATTAGATCGGTTACATCCTGTTGTAAGCGTTCGGCGGTAGTGCGCTTGAGATTGCGGTCTTCATATAAATGACTGAGAGCATGATTTTCCCAATGTTCGTTATAGACAGAACGCATTTCCCTTTCTACAAAAGGATACAAGCCTTCTTTTAAGGTATCTAATGATCTGCCTACTCTTTCTTTATTGGTAATAGCCATGTGAGAAACTCGATGTATTATTCTTAGAGTTCCCACAATCCTAAGTAAAATGTTTATTCTTCGTTGTGATTGAGATCGGACTATTTTGGGTAGCAGAAAACTATAAAGGAAATATCACAAAATACCCTTTATAGGTTCTCTTAATATGGCACGAGGCGATCATATTTACGTTCCCACCAAAGTTCCTTTTATCAATCATCATGGGATTGATTGTGGTGGCAATTTAGTAATTGAAT is a genomic window of Pleurocapsa sp. PCC 7319 containing:
- a CDS encoding Swt1 family HEPN domain-containing protein translates to MAITNKERVGRSLDTLKEGLYPFVEREMRSVYNEHWENHALSHLYEDRNLKRTTAERLQQDVTDLINVFFGEWHNVFKKTLGNAERNLVGELKTVRNDWAHGKNFSTDDAYRALDSTARLLSSISAPQADTVEKQKQELLRLRFEEQARHEKRKATNVAIESNPQGGLKPWREIVTPHDDVASGRFQQAEFAADLWQVYLDDKNCADEYRDPTEFFHRTYLTEGLKDLLTNALIRLSGKGGDPVIELQTNFGGGKTHAMLALYHLCLGVSAQNLPGCEAIFTETGIDNPPQDVKTAVLVGNKISPGTPERKKDGTVVKTLWGEIAWQLGGKEGYEMVADADQTATNPGDKLKDLFNRYSPCLILVDEWVAYARQLHYEKDLPGGDFDTHFTFAQTLSESAKNADNTLLVVSIPASDIEIGGDRGKEALERLKNAIGRVESPWRPATAEESFHIVRRRLFKDITDPTLFTARDTVIRAFSQMYRDQKTEFPAECREKDYERRITDAYPIHPELFERLYEDWSSLDKFQRTRGVLRLMAKVISYLWQENDKNLMILPANVPMADSQVQSELTRYLDDNWLPIIDKDVDGTNSLPVDLDRQHSNLGRYSACRRVTRTIYMGSAPLQKAANKGLDIRRIKLGCTQPGENVATFGDALRRLTNQATYLYVDSSERYWIDTQPNVTRTAIDRATQYREDQTWDEIIRRLKLDREMGDFAGVHIAPNSSSDVPDEETMGVRLVVLQPNLTHSSKAKSSDALTEAKQILDTKGTAPRYCKNLLVFLAPDRNKQENLMRLVNQYLAWESIVADSGKENLNLNGSQKNQAEKKLKDADKTVKMSLQDTYQWLLVPTQPEPTGDLEWEEYRLSVKDSPILQASRKLGHEEHLITTYAPARLTLEILNDYVWKNANHIDLKTLWKYLTNYLYLPRLKNEQVLLDAISDGVGKDLCSWQENFAYANGFDEATGKYLGLKAGQPITPKFSSSDFLVKPEVASAQFKAEQEERQRLEYTSTLNNGNGKTVQTTTSSYTVDPVSVSTNGTELTTDSSTVVTIETQPKRRFHGTVELSSLRLIDDVQKIADEVVQHLTSLNKGMVKVTLEIEAKEEDGIPDNVIRTVSENCKTLKFTSQGFEDE